The genomic interval TTTCGAGCGCGTTGATTGGGCGCCGATGCCCCGCGCCAGGGGGCGTCTCATCCACACTTGCGCTAAGTCTTGGTCTGGCTGTCGGGTTCGGTTTTTTCGTTCGATTTTGGCGCCGGTGGGCGCTTGCGACGAATAATGATGTCCCCGTTCTCGTCGATCGTCGGCGCTTCGTATTGGGGTATCGTCGAAAGCAGGAGCTGCAGGGCCTTCATCAGATTGTCGATCCCCTCGCGGGTGAGATCTTCAACACCTTTTTGGGGATCGTTGCCTTGTGGGGATTGGGCGCTCGCAGCACTCCACGGCGCGAACAACGCCAGCGCAACGATCGTTGCCCATGCGATTTTCGAAAGAGCGGCAGCTTGCGCTCTGCTCGGTTTCGTTCGTCCGGTGCCGGATGTTGACACCGGCTAGTTCCCAAAAAGGCCCTTGATCACGTTCTGTACGGGGCTGTTTGAGGGTTGCTGGCCACTCGGTTGTGCGGGTTGCCCGCTCGGTTGCGCCGTCGATCCGCCGGTCGAGGACGGCGGCGGAGCCAGTCCCGGAATAGAGTTCAGTATTCCGCCGGTCGCACCGCCCGCGGCGGCACCCGGAACATTCACGCCGAAGCCCTTGGCTGCACCCTGCAGGTTGGCGGGCAAGTTCTTCATCCGCGACGGGTCCTTGGCCATCTCGGTAAAGACGCTTTTCCAATCGACCTGATAGTTCGGATTGTTCCAGGACCCTGTGATCTTGATGGGGATGGGCAAGCCGTCGAGGGATTGGGCGCCACCCTGTCCTTGAAGAGTTCCCACCAACTTGGCCTCGACCGCATAGTCGACAGTCTGCGGCGGCATCGGAACGGTTCCCGCACCCGTAAGCCGGATGACGGGTGCCAGCATCTGCATGTCGCGATTGTCGACGACGCCGTCCTTGATCGTGAAGGTGCCGCTAAGCTCGGCAAAATCCGTTTTCTCGTTGGCAGAATTGGAAAGCCCGAGCGTGCCGGCCTGGCGTAATGTCGCGGCGAGGTTGATGCCATGGATGGCGCCGTCCGTGATCTTGAACTGTCCGGCGCCATTGAGCGTTTCGACCAGCTCCTTCTCGCTTTTCCCGCTTGCCTTGCCGTTGGTCTGGAAGTTCATCGTGCCACTCAGGCGGCTCGTGTCGGCGAACGTCTTCAAAAGTGGCAATGCCTGTACATTGTTGACAGTCGCCTGGTAGTCGAGCTTGGCGGCGGGCCCCGAACCGTCCAGCGTTGCATCGCTCGTGATCGTTCCTTGGGCAAGGGCCAGTTTCTCGACCGTGAGCTTTAACACGCCATCCTTCAATGTGGACTTGATCTGACCCTGGCTGATGCTGAGATCGCGGTATCCGATGCCGGCAAGTTGAACCAACACTTGCCCGTTCGCATTGTGAAGGGCGGAGAGGTCGAGGGGCTCGGTGCTCCAGCCGCTTGGTTGCTGAGCGGATGGTGCTGCCCCTGGAGCGGCTGGTGCCGCCCCCTTCGGCTGAGGTGCCGCACTCTTATTCTCGGGCGGCAGGTAAGCGTTGAGGTCCGCTTGCTGGACGTCTATTTTCGCGTCCAAATTGGCGATCTTCTGCGAACCGTCGAAGCTGGCCTGCGCTGTAGCCTTCAGCGCCTTGCCGGTGATCGTCGCCTCGTTCACGGAGATTTTTGAACCATTCGCAGCGAGAACGGCGTGCGCCTTGAGCGGCCCAGGGTCAGGCTGCTTGGGGTCCAAAGGCTCGCCGAGCCATGAAGCCAGCTTGCCGACGGATGGCACGTCGAGGTCGAAACTGCCGTCGAGCCCGGCCACGGGGCGTTGTTGGACAGCGCCGTCATAGCTGACTTTGATGGGATTCGATGCTAGCGCGAGCTTGGCCGCAAATTTGTCGGCCGACAAAACCTTGCGAAGCGGATCCGAACTCGCATCAAGGTTGACGTGCTCCCCATTGTAGACGAGGTCGGCCTTGATGGTCAGCGGCTTGTCCGCGGCCGGCATGTCGAGGTCGAGCTTGGCGCCGGAAATGCCATGCGCATTGGCGCTCTTCACGCTCACCCCACTCAGGTCGAGCGCCAATTTGCCATGAAGGTTTTCCGCGAGTGCGCGGGGGCTCGCACCCTGCGCTGCCGCGTCGAGCGTTGCCGAAACAGCACCTGCCGCGGCCGTTGAGGCAGCCGCCGCCAACTTATCGATTGTGACGTGGTCGATTTTGAATGACGTATCGGCATCGAGCGCCTTGCCCGACCCGTCGAGCTTGACATGCCCTTTCACGCTGCCGCCGTAAAGTGCG from Alphaproteobacteria bacterium carries:
- a CDS encoding AsmA family protein, with translation MLRLVKWLAIVVVGLIVVVVAAALIVPNVINWNAYKPQIAQAVKDATGRDLRIDGDVKISMWPDLDFSIAGIHFANAPGATPQDMVSVGSTTGRIAIWPLLRRELDVVSLIVQNASVHLAVDKDGNPNWVFAPAKAAPAQPAPAPAVAEANEPGYTVRLGELKLEGSEVSYIDATTGQNIDAKDINVTTAMSDPAKPFSVNAQMTLNAEPVKIELALDSPQRLLDGQKAKAKLNVASKWLTANYDGSAQQQPTPGLDGAFDLAIVSVGQLANWLGRPLEKSQPDPGPLKLHADFASDGAKTVLKDATLQGTALNAKASGSFDASGAVKKLAVDLESGELDVDRYLPPPAPKTAAQTAAPRPAAAQPAAATSKDPFAALSDKPLDLSALKGIDADIKVAIAGVKAMGYEIGRTALAVTAKGGVMNADLSELALYGGSVKGHVKLDGSGKALDADTSFKIDHVTIDKLAAAASTAAAGAVSATLDAAAQGASPRALAENLHGKLALDLSGVSVKSANAHGISGAKLDLDMPAADKPLTIKADLVYNGEHVNLDASSDPLRKVLSADKFAAKLALASNPIKVSYDGAVQQRPVAGLDGSFDLDVPSVGKLASWLGEPLDPKQPDPGPLKAHAVLAANGSKISVNEATITGKALKATAQASFDGSQKIANLDAKIDVQQADLNAYLPPENKSAAPQPKGAAPAAPGAAPSAQQPSGWSTEPLDLSALHNANGQVLVQLAGIGYRDLSISQGQIKSTLKDGVLKLTVEKLALAQGTITSDATLDGSGPAAKLDYQATVNNVQALPLLKTFADTSRLSGTMNFQTNGKASGKSEKELVETLNGAGQFKITDGAIHGINLAATLRQAGTLGLSNSANEKTDFAELSGTFTIKDGVVDNRDMQMLAPVIRLTGAGTVPMPPQTVDYAVEAKLVGTLQGQGGAQSLDGLPIPIKITGSWNNPNYQVDWKSVFTEMAKDPSRMKNLPANLQGAAKGFGVNVPGAAAGGATGGILNSIPGLAPPPSSTGGSTAQPSGQPAQPSGQQPSNSPVQNVIKGLFGN